One Ignavibacterium album JCM 16511 genomic region harbors:
- a CDS encoding T9SS type A sorting domain-containing protein — protein MKNILLITIFITINFYSFAANVYFLNGGAGYVYTNGQTFFSNQNGYAGVAYWLWADPSRYSVNEWGARFKGPDGNWTDWSQLTIPQGMHQCLKAGTWLVEGRVFVVQDVYGGRNYYMYTFFQLYFYVVDDIAPTIPQNFTVSTFSTGDNAYPKLNWTINLELDRDKYFIERRITGQQNFSLLSTLSGNMNQFVDYSVNYAGGGPMLAEYKIRVSDLNGNYSDYTNAQSIRYGDAWKIGVTQNDYLLDYKLEQNYPNPFNPMTTINYQIKEVGLVSLKVFDLLGKEITTLINEVQSPGHYSVMFDGQFLPSGFYVCQLKVNEFIENIKMTLLK, from the coding sequence ATGAAAAACATACTTTTAATTACCATATTTATAACTATAAACTTTTATTCATTCGCTGCTAATGTATACTTCCTAAATGGAGGAGCTGGGTACGTATATACAAATGGCCAAACATTTTTTAGTAATCAAAACGGATACGCTGGTGTGGCTTACTGGTTATGGGCAGATCCTTCCAGATATAGTGTTAATGAATGGGGCGCAAGATTTAAAGGACCTGATGGAAATTGGACCGATTGGAGTCAACTTACTATTCCACAGGGCATGCATCAATGTTTAAAGGCTGGGACTTGGCTAGTTGAGGGACGGGTTTTTGTTGTTCAAGATGTATATGGTGGTCGAAATTATTACATGTATACGTTTTTTCAGTTGTATTTCTATGTTGTTGATGATATTGCTCCAACCATACCACAAAATTTCACAGTTTCAACTTTTTCAACTGGGGATAATGCTTATCCAAAGCTGAATTGGACTATAAATTTAGAGTTAGACAGAGATAAATATTTTATCGAGAGACGCATAACAGGACAACAAAATTTCTCATTATTATCTACTCTGAGTGGGAATATGAATCAATTTGTAGATTACTCTGTCAATTATGCTGGTGGTGGACCAATGCTTGCCGAATATAAAATCAGAGTGAGTGACTTAAATGGTAATTATTCAGACTATACTAATGCCCAATCTATTCGGTATGGTGATGCCTGGAAAATTGGTGTAACTCAAAATGATTACTTGCTTGATTACAAATTGGAGCAAAATTATCCCAATCCATTTAATCCAATGACAACTATTAATTATCAAATAAAAGAAGTTGGGTTGGTTAGTCTTAAAGTTTTCGATCTACTTGGGAAAGAAATAACCACACTTATAAACGAAGTACAATCACCGGGACATTATTCAGTAATGTTTGACGGTCAGTTTTTACCGAGTGGTTTTTATGTTTGTCAATTGAAAGTTAATGAATTTATAGAAAATATTAAGATGACATTACTAAAATAA
- a CDS encoding phosphatase PAP2 family protein yields MNSYSKEQKLLIVFFFTGIFFFLLSSFGVFDGISARVSSLLYNWLGYTNKWSKSYGPSWFVNMNGNISSFGSKELVFIISSIFFFYLLVSDRKKDAVKFAFTVIISLMFIVLVKYINSERETVTLKEIYTETLANFPSGHTFISTVLYPSIAYFLSIKSNSVKLKSFYITSAISIVIIVGISRVTGGGHTVTEVIAGWSLGLSWFALIKFILFRNSNTE; encoded by the coding sequence TTGAATTCATACAGCAAAGAGCAAAAGCTGTTAATCGTTTTTTTCTTTACAGGAATATTTTTCTTTTTGCTCAGTTCATTTGGAGTATTTGATGGAATCTCCGCTAGAGTTTCATCACTTTTGTACAATTGGCTTGGGTATACTAATAAGTGGAGCAAATCTTACGGACCTTCCTGGTTTGTAAATATGAATGGAAACATTTCTTCCTTCGGAAGTAAAGAGCTTGTTTTTATCATCAGTTCAATTTTCTTTTTCTATCTCTTAGTTTCAGATAGGAAAAAAGATGCAGTTAAGTTTGCTTTCACTGTAATTATTTCTTTGATGTTTATAGTGCTGGTGAAGTATATAAATTCTGAACGAGAAACTGTTACTCTTAAAGAAATTTACACAGAAACACTTGCAAACTTTCCAAGCGGACATACTTTTATTTCAACCGTTCTTTATCCATCAATTGCATATTTTCTTTCGATTAAATCAAATTCAGTAAAGTTGAAAAGTTTTTACATCACAAGTGCGATTTCAATTGTAATTATTGTTGGAATTTCAAGAGTAACCGGCGGCGGTCATACAGTTACCGAAGTAATAGCAGGTTGGTCATTGGGTTTAAGCTGGTTTGCTTTGATTAAATTTATCTTGTTCAGAAATTCAAATACCGAATAA
- a CDS encoding AMP nucleosidase, whose product MKTKLDIAKNWLPRYTGTQIDEFGDYLLLTNFNNYVESFAERFNCDIKGIGKPMQTATNSAGLSIINFGIGSANAATIMDLLVARAPKGVLFLGKCGGLKHSTEIGHFILPIAAIRGEGTSDDYKPKEVPALPSFKLHKFVSDKIVQRGLEYRTGVVYTTNRRVWEWDEEFKSYLRKLSTIAIDMETATLFIVGLVNEIPRGALLLVSDVPMIPEGIKTEESDLLVTQKYSDLHLEIGIEAMTEIGVKGEPIKHFTY is encoded by the coding sequence ATGAAAACAAAACTCGATATTGCAAAAAACTGGTTGCCTCGTTATACCGGAACTCAGATTGATGAGTTTGGTGATTATTTGTTACTCACCAATTTTAATAATTATGTTGAAAGCTTTGCAGAAAGATTCAATTGTGATATTAAAGGAATTGGTAAGCCGATGCAAACTGCTACTAACAGTGCAGGACTTTCAATCATAAATTTCGGAATTGGTTCGGCAAATGCCGCGACAATAATGGATTTACTTGTTGCAAGAGCGCCAAAAGGTGTTTTGTTTCTTGGCAAATGTGGTGGACTAAAACACTCAACTGAAATCGGACATTTTATTTTGCCGATTGCAGCAATAAGAGGTGAAGGAACAAGCGATGATTACAAGCCAAAAGAAGTTCCTGCTTTACCTTCATTCAAACTTCATAAATTTGTTTCAGATAAAATTGTTCAAAGAGGACTTGAATACAGAACCGGTGTTGTTTATACAACTAACCGACGAGTCTGGGAATGGGATGAAGAATTTAAAAGTTATTTACGCAAACTTTCTACCATCGCTATTGATATGGAAACAGCTACACTTTTTATTGTCGGGTTGGTAAATGAAATTCCACGCGGCGCACTTCTTCTGGTGTCTGATGTCCCAATGATTCCGGAAGGGATTAAAACTGAAGAGTCCGATTTATTAGTAACTCAGAAATATTCAGATCTTCATTTGGAAATTGGAATTGAAGCAATGACTGAAATAGGAGTTAAAGGAGAACCGATCAAACATTTTACTTATTAG
- a CDS encoding sodium:solute symporter: MNPERITDLIIVITYLIVVALIGVFSGGKQKSIKDYFLGAEKIPWLAVSFSIIAAETSALTFISIPGLAYKSNFNFLQLTFGFLIGRIAVALILLPKYYQGEISTVYTYLEKRFGRRIRTFASVVFLLTRVASDGVRLFAASIPLYLLLDISPVYAILIISLIALIYTYTGGLKAIIYVDAFQMMIYLGGAVAIIIFIINKIDLNIFLDTNLLSQKLSVINFGLGEGLNDFCKQPYTLLSGLIGGGFLSMASHGTDQLIVQRLLALQNLRKSQLAITASGIIIIFQFAIFLFIGFLLYAFYGTLDIKSDEVLPKFIITQLPTGLSGIIIAGLFAAALSTLAGSISSLSSSTMIDLFLNNKKNLLNEKTKLRYSRLFTIFWTMILVASAFFFMNTDKAVVELALSISSFTFGGMLGTFLLGIFNKKANEKIALISFIVGISVVSLFIILKLVAWTWYVFIGVIIVNIIGNVLTALNKNPGGFAS, translated from the coding sequence ATGAACCCGGAACGGATAACTGATTTAATTATTGTTATTACCTATCTCATTGTCGTTGCACTGATAGGAGTTTTTTCCGGTGGAAAACAAAAATCCATAAAAGATTATTTTCTTGGAGCTGAAAAAATTCCCTGGCTTGCAGTCAGCTTTTCAATTATTGCGGCTGAAACAAGCGCACTTACTTTTATCTCAATTCCCGGACTTGCCTACAAATCAAACTTTAATTTTCTTCAACTAACATTTGGTTTTTTGATTGGGAGAATTGCTGTCGCATTGATATTATTACCAAAATATTATCAGGGAGAAATCTCAACAGTTTATACATATCTTGAAAAAAGGTTTGGAAGAAGAATCAGAACTTTTGCATCGGTAGTTTTTCTTTTGACAAGAGTTGCATCCGATGGAGTAAGACTTTTTGCTGCTTCAATTCCACTTTATCTGTTACTCGATATCAGTCCTGTTTATGCCATTTTAATCATAAGTTTAATTGCGTTAATTTATACTTACACAGGTGGATTGAAAGCAATCATATATGTGGATGCATTTCAAATGATGATATATCTTGGTGGAGCGGTTGCTATTATTATCTTTATCATCAATAAAATTGATTTAAATATTTTTTTGGATACAAATCTGTTGAGCCAAAAGCTTTCTGTTATAAATTTCGGATTAGGAGAAGGATTGAATGATTTTTGCAAACAGCCATATACTTTGTTAAGCGGTTTGATTGGCGGTGGATTCTTATCAATGGCTTCACACGGAACTGATCAACTTATTGTTCAGAGATTACTCGCTTTGCAGAACCTCCGAAAGAGTCAGTTAGCAATAACTGCATCGGGAATTATAATCATATTTCAGTTTGCGATATTTCTTTTCATAGGATTTTTACTCTACGCCTTTTATGGAACTTTGGATATCAAATCAGATGAAGTGCTTCCGAAATTTATCATCACTCAACTTCCAACTGGATTATCAGGAATAATCATCGCAGGTTTATTTGCTGCAGCTTTATCAACTCTTGCTGGCTCTATTAGTTCTCTCTCTTCTTCTACTATGATTGATCTCTTTCTTAATAACAAAAAGAATCTACTTAATGAAAAAACTAAACTGCGTTACTCAAGACTATTCACAATTTTCTGGACGATGATACTTGTTGCTTCAGCTTTCTTTTTTATGAATACCGATAAAGCTGTTGTTGAACTTGCTTTGAGCATTTCATCATTTACTTTTGGTGGAATGTTGGGAACATTTTTACTTGGAATCTTTAACAAAAAGGCAAATGAAAAAATTGCTTTGATATCTTTCATAGTTGGAATTTCAGTCGTATCACTTTTCATAATATTAAAACTTGTTGCGTGGACATGGTATGTATTTATCGGAGTCATTATTGTTAATATTATTGGAAATGTTTTAACAGCACTTAATAAAAATCCTGGCGGCTTTGCGTCTTAG
- a CDS encoding cyclic 2,3-diphosphoglycerate synthase: protein MARKNVLIMGAAGRDFHNFNVFYRNNPDYNVVAFTATQIPNIEGRIYPKQLAGKLYPNGIKIYEESKLEELIKKLKVDEVVFSYSDVPFEYVMTKASIVNAAGVSFRLLGAAETQVKSNKPVVAVLAVRTGCGKSQTSRKIVEVLTKAGKKVVAIRHPMPYGDLVKQKVQRFATYADLKKHNCTIEEIEEYEPHIARGGVIYAGVDYEAILREAEKEADVILWDGGNNDFSFYKADVIFTVVDPHRPGHELKYYPGNTSLRMADCAIINKIDSADAANINIVRENIQLVNPNATIIEAASPVTVEKPELIRGKRVLVVEDGPTLTHGEMKYGAGTVAAQKLGAKEIVDPRPYTVKSITETYKKYPNIGTLLPAMGYGKQQMKDLETTINRTKCDVVVIGTPIDLSRYIKINKPHTRVKYDLQEIGSITVETILREKKIVK from the coding sequence ATGGCTCGAAAGAACGTGTTGATAATGGGCGCGGCAGGACGCGATTTTCACAACTTTAATGTTTTTTATCGTAATAATCCTGATTATAATGTTGTAGCTTTCACTGCAACTCAAATCCCCAATATCGAAGGTCGAATCTATCCAAAACAACTTGCCGGCAAGCTTTATCCAAATGGTATAAAAATTTACGAGGAGTCAAAACTCGAAGAGCTTATTAAAAAATTAAAAGTTGATGAAGTTGTCTTTTCATATTCAGATGTCCCTTTTGAATATGTAATGACAAAAGCATCGATTGTTAATGCTGCCGGTGTTTCGTTCAGATTGCTTGGAGCAGCTGAAACTCAGGTTAAAAGCAATAAACCTGTTGTAGCAGTTCTTGCGGTAAGAACAGGTTGCGGTAAATCTCAGACTTCAAGAAAAATAGTTGAAGTATTAACCAAAGCTGGTAAAAAGGTTGTTGCCATTCGTCATCCTATGCCTTATGGTGATTTAGTTAAACAAAAAGTTCAGAGATTTGCTACTTATGCTGATTTGAAAAAACATAATTGTACAATTGAAGAAATAGAAGAATACGAACCTCACATCGCACGCGGTGGTGTTATTTATGCGGGAGTTGATTATGAAGCAATTCTTCGTGAAGCCGAAAAAGAAGCTGATGTAATTCTTTGGGATGGTGGAAATAATGATTTCTCTTTCTACAAAGCTGATGTAATTTTCACAGTTGTTGATCCGCACAGACCCGGACACGAATTAAAATATTATCCGGGAAATACTTCATTAAGAATGGCTGATTGCGCAATCATAAATAAAATTGATTCAGCTGATGCTGCAAACATTAATATCGTCCGAGAAAATATTCAGCTGGTAAATCCTAATGCTACAATTATTGAAGCTGCTTCACCTGTAACAGTTGAGAAGCCAGAATTGATAAGAGGCAAAAGAGTGCTTGTTGTTGAAGATGGACCAACATTAACTCATGGCGAAATGAAATATGGAGCCGGCACTGTTGCAGCACAGAAACTCGGTGCAAAAGAAATTGTTGACCCAAGACCTTACACGGTTAAATCTATAACTGAGACATACAAAAAATATCCTAATATCGGTACTTTACTTCCTGCAATGGGCTATGGTAAACAACAAATGAAAGATCTTGAAACGACAATCAACAGAACAAAATGTGATGTGGTTGTAATCGGAACTCCAATTGACTTAAGCAGATACATAAAGATAAATAAACCTCACACTCGCGTTAAATATGATTTGCAGGAAATTGGCTCAATTACAGTTGAAACTATTTTAAGAGAAAAGAAAATAGTCAAATAA
- a CDS encoding sodium:solute symporter family protein, with amino-acid sequence MELIDYLIVVLYFIISFSIAFYFYKRAGKDTNEFFLSGRNLPWYLAGLSMVATTFAADTPLAVTELVAKNGIAGNWLWWNFAFGGMLTVFFFSRLWRRAGLMTEVEFAEFRYSGKPAKFLRGFRAVYLGFIMNIIIIGWVNKAMISILVGFFGIDESVVILYVFGVMFIVAVYSALSGLWGVVVTDAFQFFMAMTGCIVLAILVVNSPQIGGTAELQSKLPESVFNFFPALSDVDQAAGTMVLSLSSFLAYVGIIWWASWYPGAEPGGGGYVVQRMLSAKNEKHSLFATLFFQVAHYALRPWPWIIVGLATLVLYPNLSENQKGLGYIYAMKDFLPTGLKGLLIAAFFAAYMSTIATQLNWGTSYIINDFYRRFLAKDNSEKHYVFISRLVTLLLMIVSVIITLFINRISGAWEFILECGAGLGLVLIMRWFWWRINAWSEISAMITPFIILPVLKIFQVEFPITLFLIVPITTFVWLVITFLTKPTDEKTLIEFYRKVYPGGKLWSMISEKIPDAPKQQNFFSMFVNWIAGVILVYSSLFAIGKIILGFYNESVIYFVLIILSVIIISKNLSKEGWEKLLE; translated from the coding sequence ATGGAACTAATAGATTATCTGATAGTTGTTCTTTACTTCATAATCTCCTTCTCCATCGCTTTTTACTTTTATAAGCGAGCTGGAAAAGACACAAATGAATTTTTTCTATCGGGAAGAAATCTTCCCTGGTATCTTGCTGGTTTATCTATGGTTGCAACCACATTTGCAGCAGACACACCCTTAGCCGTCACAGAATTAGTTGCAAAAAATGGAATAGCTGGTAATTGGCTTTGGTGGAATTTCGCATTTGGCGGAATGCTTACTGTTTTCTTCTTCTCTAGATTATGGCGCCGAGCCGGATTAATGACAGAAGTTGAGTTTGCAGAATTCAGATATTCAGGAAAACCTGCAAAATTTCTTAGAGGATTCAGAGCTGTATATCTTGGATTCATAATGAACATAATAATCATCGGCTGGGTTAACAAAGCTATGATATCAATTCTGGTAGGATTTTTCGGAATTGATGAATCAGTTGTTATTCTATATGTATTCGGAGTAATGTTTATTGTAGCCGTTTATTCAGCACTCTCTGGTTTGTGGGGAGTTGTTGTTACTGATGCATTTCAATTTTTTATGGCAATGACCGGTTGCATCGTGCTTGCAATTCTTGTTGTTAATTCACCACAAATTGGAGGAACGGCTGAGCTACAAAGCAAATTACCTGAGAGTGTTTTCAACTTCTTTCCCGCTCTTTCCGATGTAGATCAAGCAGCTGGAACAATGGTATTATCTCTTTCATCATTTTTGGCCTATGTTGGAATAATCTGGTGGGCAAGCTGGTATCCTGGTGCCGAACCGGGCGGTGGTGGTTATGTTGTTCAAAGAATGCTCTCTGCAAAAAATGAAAAGCATTCACTATTTGCAACATTGTTTTTTCAGGTTGCTCACTATGCATTGCGACCTTGGCCGTGGATAATAGTCGGATTAGCAACCCTTGTTTTATATCCAAATTTATCTGAAAATCAAAAGGGTCTTGGATACATTTATGCTATGAAGGACTTCCTTCCAACCGGATTAAAGGGTTTATTAATCGCTGCATTCTTCGCTGCATATATGAGTACAATTGCCACTCAACTTAACTGGGGAACATCTTACATCATAAATGATTTTTATAGAAGATTTTTAGCGAAAGATAATTCTGAAAAACACTATGTTTTTATTTCACGCTTAGTTACTCTATTACTGATGATTGTATCTGTTATCATCACACTCTTCATAAACAGAATCTCAGGTGCATGGGAATTTATTCTTGAATGTGGTGCTGGCTTGGGACTAGTTTTAATTATGCGTTGGTTCTGGTGGCGAATAAATGCCTGGAGTGAAATCTCTGCAATGATTACTCCTTTTATCATTCTTCCTGTCTTAAAAATTTTTCAGGTTGAATTTCCAATTACACTTTTCTTAATCGTACCAATTACAACTTTTGTTTGGTTGGTAATAACATTTCTAACAAAACCAACTGATGAAAAAACATTAATTGAATTTTACAGAAAAGTTTATCCGGGTGGAAAACTCTGGTCAATGATATCTGAAAAAATTCCTGATGCTCCAAAACAACAAAACTTCTTTTCGATGTTTGTTAATTGGATTGCCGGGGTAATTTTGGTCTACTCTTCCCTTTTTGCTATCGGTAAAATTATTCTCGGATTTTATAACGAGTCAGTAATTTATTTTGTTCTGATAATTTTATCAGTGATTATTATCTCAAAAAACTTATCAAAAGAAGGATGGGAAAAATTATTGGAATAA
- a CDS encoding T9SS type A sorting domain-containing protein — MSLIIKNFFILLISLLAVEFYPQVQDYSVKEIKINNTLNSRDLNAFNKLISFRKDFNKVLDSIIIISTSGDRKKLAFYYNEDLTLNNFLISYLFNNQWMVSDRHTNTYNSEGKLVSILWEAFNNLTGEWSNDALDIYSYDTSGNCITHLHQTYIGGEFQNIFRYNYYYDSSNNLSSSIYETWNNDNWLLVSRIINHYNSSNLLDTTLFQYWVNNQLLNSQLNIYEYDSNFNVVTNLVKRWDENNWLNFAKGLFRYDNNKLISENWFLNNNDQWENWERKFYEYDNDYYLIHLYGEEWQNGQWLPADLGLLIKLPDGTKLGYLAKELFLYYSPSTAVDRNDNTIREFNLFQNYPNPFNPITKIRWQSPFSGHTTLKVYDVLGREIGTLVDEYKSFGNYEAEFNISQYSNSDIASGIYFYRLSIVSTDGFTVTKVKKMILNK, encoded by the coding sequence ATGAGTTTGATAATAAAGAATTTTTTTATCTTATTGATTAGTTTATTAGCAGTTGAATTTTACCCCCAGGTTCAAGATTATTCTGTAAAAGAAATAAAAATAAACAATACTTTAAATAGCAGAGATTTAAATGCATTTAATAAGCTTATTTCTTTCCGAAAAGATTTTAACAAAGTCCTTGACAGTATAATAATAATCAGCACAAGTGGCGACAGGAAAAAACTTGCTTTTTATTATAACGAGGATTTAACACTTAATAATTTCTTAATTTCTTATTTGTTCAATAATCAATGGATGGTAAGTGATAGGCATACCAACACCTACAATTCCGAAGGAAAACTTGTATCCATTCTGTGGGAAGCATTCAATAATTTAACTGGCGAATGGTCTAATGACGCATTGGATATTTATTCTTATGATACAAGCGGAAACTGTATTACTCATTTGCATCAAACTTACATCGGGGGAGAATTTCAAAATATATTTAGATATAATTATTACTACGATTCTTCAAATAATTTATCATCATCAATATATGAAACTTGGAATAATGATAATTGGCTATTAGTTAGCAGAATTATCAATCATTACAATTCTAGTAATTTATTAGATACCACCTTGTTTCAATATTGGGTAAATAATCAATTGTTGAATTCTCAATTAAACATTTATGAATATGATAGCAACTTTAATGTCGTTACAAATTTAGTAAAAAGATGGGATGAAAATAATTGGTTGAATTTTGCTAAAGGTTTGTTTCGGTATGATAATAATAAACTGATATCTGAAAACTGGTTTTTGAACAATAATGATCAATGGGAAAATTGGGAGAGGAAATTTTATGAATATGATAATGATTATTACTTGATACATCTATACGGAGAAGAGTGGCAAAATGGGCAGTGGTTGCCTGCAGACTTAGGATTACTAATCAAGCTCCCTGATGGTACTAAATTAGGCTATTTGGCTAAGGAATTATTTTTATATTATAGTCCCTCTACAGCTGTGGATAGGAACGATAATACAATTAGGGAATTCAATCTTTTTCAAAACTATCCAAATCCATTCAACCCTATTACAAAAATTAGATGGCAATCCCCATTTAGCGGTCATACAACATTGAAAGTTTATGATGTATTAGGAAGAGAAATAGGAACTTTAGTCGATGAATACAAAAGTTTTGGAAATTATGAAGCTGAATTCAATATTAGTCAATACTCTAATTCTGACATAGCAAGTGGTATATATTTCTATAGATTAAGTATAGTGTCCACAGATGGTTTCACAGTTACCAAAGTAAAGAAGATGATATTAAATAAGTAA
- a CDS encoding M64 family metallopeptidase, protein MRTIIFTLLTSICFSQSDSDFNKFFFDETMRIDYFHIGDAKSEMFTIDKIYRYGIWAGSLTNLIDNLNNGKYYYKIYDAASGKLVYSKGYDTFFGEYASSENGLAGIKKSYHESAIIPFPKSKIIFTIEKRDESNLMNEIFRTEIDPASIYIIKDKVTDSDVEIFKPVFNGDPHKKVDVVILAEGYTIEERGKFVEDLERFVGYFFEQEPYKSNKSNFNFYGVFKPSEESGTDLPGADIFVNTVLNTTFWSLGSERYLMTEDNKTMRDLAAFVPYDAIYIQVNHPRYGGGGIYNQFCTYTTDNQFAKYLFIHEFGHSFTGLADEYYTSDVAYTDFYKPTVEPIEPNITALLDKRNIKWKHLLSEGIEIPTPWEKTEFDRMSYEWLKERNRLNNFIAELKKNRAPEDQIKAAEEEYAIKDKLQSEKVDNYLKSSKYWGKVGAFEGAGYQATGLYRPMLDCIMFSKGDKPFCKVCEEAIKKVIANYTN, encoded by the coding sequence ATGCGAACGATAATTTTTACTCTGTTAACATCTATTTGCTTTTCTCAATCCGACTCTGACTTTAATAAATTCTTTTTTGATGAAACAATGAGAATTGATTATTTCCATATTGGCGATGCTAAATCAGAAATGTTTACGATTGATAAGATTTACAGATATGGAATCTGGGCTGGAAGCTTAACCAATCTTATTGATAATCTAAACAACGGGAAGTATTATTATAAAATTTATGATGCTGCTTCGGGAAAATTAGTTTACTCAAAAGGATATGATACTTTCTTCGGTGAATATGCTTCTAGTGAAAATGGTTTGGCAGGAATTAAAAAATCATATCACGAATCGGCTATAATTCCATTTCCAAAAAGTAAAATAATTTTTACAATTGAGAAGCGAGATGAGTCAAACCTGATGAACGAAATTTTCAGAACCGAGATTGACCCTGCAAGTATTTACATTATCAAAGACAAAGTCACTGACTCAGATGTTGAAATCTTCAAGCCGGTTTTTAACGGTGACCCACACAAAAAAGTTGATGTTGTCATTCTCGCCGAAGGTTATACAATTGAAGAAAGAGGTAAGTTCGTTGAAGACCTTGAAAGATTTGTTGGTTATTTCTTTGAGCAGGAACCATATAAATCAAACAAAAGTAATTTTAATTTCTACGGAGTGTTCAAACCATCTGAAGAAAGTGGGACTGATTTGCCAGGCGCAGACATTTTTGTCAACACTGTTCTGAATACTACTTTCTGGTCGCTTGGATCAGAGAGATATTTGATGACTGAAGATAACAAAACAATGCGCGACCTTGCTGCATTTGTTCCTTATGATGCGATTTACATTCAGGTTAATCATCCTCGTTATGGTGGTGGTGGAATTTATAATCAGTTTTGTACTTATACTACTGATAATCAGTTTGCTAAATATCTTTTCATTCATGAATTTGGACATTCATTTACCGGACTTGCTGATGAATATTATACTTCAGATGTTGCTTACACAGATTTTTATAAACCAACAGTAGAACCAATTGAACCAAACATAACTGCATTACTCGATAAGAGAAATATTAAATGGAAACACTTGTTAAGTGAAGGAATTGAAATTCCAACACCTTGGGAAAAAACAGAATTTGACAGAATGAGTTATGAATGGTTAAAAGAAAGAAACAGGTTAAACAATTTTATCGCTGAATTAAAAAAGAACAGAGCTCCCGAAGATCAAATTAAAGCTGCTGAAGAAGAATATGCGATTAAAGACAAACTGCAGTCTGAAAAGGTTGATAATTATTTGAAGAGCAGTAAGTATTGGGGAAAGGTTGGTGCATTTGAAGGTGCGGGTTATCAGGCAACAGGCTTATATCGTCCGATGCTTGATTGTATTATGTTTTCAAAAGGTGATAAACCATTTTGTAAGGTTTGTGAAGAAGCAATCAAAAAAGTAATTGCAAATTATACCAATTAA
- a CDS encoding outer membrane beta-barrel protein, with translation MLKSKLFFILFLISIIVLFAQGNKSFSSIDFGVYGGINFYHTNEMRGDFLVEFKSNLFKSTNLQVSAGYIRSVQPYFSSVSKYSQNTIDTTPRFFATKYDIINKHYDIFPVSLGVQFIVFEGSLSPYISINAVYNFMNSFIETSPPKVWSYNSIDEIPDEFKEIPEVVELPTNSLGILFGIGATYNISGALNFDIRYMFKYDNKIINTHHFIMGIYF, from the coding sequence ATGTTAAAATCTAAATTATTCTTTATTTTGTTTTTGATTTCAATTATTGTTCTATTTGCACAGGGAAATAAGTCCTTTTCAAGTATTGATTTTGGCGTTTATGGTGGAATTAATTTTTACCACACAAACGAAATGAGGGGAGATTTTTTGGTTGAATTTAAATCCAATTTATTTAAATCAACTAATTTACAGGTATCAGCTGGATATATAAGAAGCGTTCAACCTTATTTCTCTTCAGTCAGCAAATATTCTCAGAATACAATAGATACAACGCCCAGATTTTTCGCTACCAAATATGATATAATTAATAAACACTATGACATTTTTCCGGTCTCATTAGGAGTTCAATTTATAGTTTTTGAAGGTTCTCTTTCTCCTTACATATCTATTAATGCAGTTTATAATTTTATGAACTCATTTATAGAAACTTCACCACCAAAAGTTTGGTCTTACAACTCGATTGATGAGATACCTGATGAATTTAAAGAAATTCCAGAAGTTGTAGAGTTACCGACCAATTCTTTAGGAATACTTTTTGGGATAGGTGCTACCTACAATATTTCAGGAGCACTTAATTTTGATATTCGATACATGTTCAAATACGATAATAAAATTATAAATACACATCATTTTATAATGGGCATTTATTTTTAG